Sequence from the Agrococcus sp. SL85 genome:
AGCAGCAGGATGGCGACGCCGCCGATCCAGATGAGCGACTGCTCGCCGCTCGTCAGCGGCCCGTCGACCAGCCAGCGGAGGGCGACGGGGATGAGGAGGGCCACGACGGCGGCGACGAGCGCCGTGGCGATGCCGGCGATGAAGCGCGGCAGCACGGGGCGCACGAACGGCATGAGGCGCCGCAGCGAGGGGAGGATCTTGGGGCGCTCGTGCGCCTGGGGGGTCGCGGAGGGCGATGCGGGGGGCATGGGGGTCCTTGCGGGGGCGCAGGCGTGATGCACCTGCGGCGATGGCTGCGGCGGGTGGCCGCGGGAGGTGGTGCTGCGTCGATCGTCGGCGGTGCCGCCGGCACGACGGGGCGAGCGGAGCTCGCGGCGGGGCGGTGCCCTGCTCCCTAGCGGCGTCCGAAGGGGCGGACGGCGACGAGGAGGGCGGGCGCGGCGGCGAGCGTGGCGGTCGTGGTCGAGCTCATGGCTTCCTCCTTCGTCAGCCGTGCCGTGGTCCGGCGCGGTCAGCCCTGCAGTCTATGACCACGCTGTGGTGGACGTCCAGCCCCGATCCGGTATTCCCGATCGCTCGGCGTGTCGCGGTCAGCGGGAGCCCGCGGGCAGCGCGTCGAGCAGCGCCCGGGCGTCGGCCGGGCGCGGGAGCAGCAGCACCGGCGGCGCCGCGGGATCGGCGTGCCAGCGCCGCATCCGCTCGCGCTTGCTCCGCCACGACCGGACGTGCCACGCCACGATCGAATCCGCCGAGAGCACCCGGCCGAGCGTCTCGACGTTGCCGTTGCAGACGAGCTCGCGCGTGCGGATGCGCCGCCAGGTGCGGCGCACGAGGCGCGCGAGCGAGACCGCGCGCGGGTAGTCGAGCGCGACGACGACGTCGACGCGGGCGAGCGCGTCGGCGTTCTGGCCGCCGTAGACCGAGTCGAAGACGTAGCCCTCCCCGTCGAGGAGCGGCAGCACGACCTCGCCGAGCTCCTCGCGATCGAGCTGACGCCACCCCGGCTGCCAGGCGATCTCGTCGATGAGCACGACCGGCAGCCCCAGCCGCTCGCCGAGCGCCGTCGCGAGCGTCGACTTGCCCGAACCCGTCGCGCCGAAGCAGAGGATGCGCCGCGCGCTCCGGACGTCGTCGATGCTCCCTGCGCTCATCCGGCGACCCTACCCGGGCCCCGCCCCGTCCCTCTCGTCCCGTCCCGCATCGCAGGCTCAGCGGCCAGCGGACGCGATGGTCGCGCCTGCTCGACCCTGAGCCTGCGACGCCGGAGCGCGGAGGGGGTCAGTGGGCGAAGTGGCGCTCGCCCGTGAGGTACATCGTGATCCCGGCGGCGTCGGCCGCGGCGATGACCTCGTCGTCGCGCACCGAGCCGCCCGGCTGCACGACGGCCGCGATGCCCGCGTCGAGCAGGATCTGGAGGCCGTCGGCGAAGGGGAAGAAGGCGTCGGAGGCCGCGACCGAGCCGGCCGCCCGCTCCCCCGCCCGCGCCACGGCGAGGCGGCACGAGTCGAGCCGGTTGACCTGGCCCATGCCGACGCCCACGGAGGCGCCGCCCGAGGCGAGCAGGATGGCGTTCGACTTCACCGAGCGGCAGGCGCGCCACGCGAACTCGAGGTCGGTGAGCACGGCGTCGGAGACGTGCGAGCCGGAGACGCGCCGCCAGGTGTGCGACGAGAAGCCCTCGAAGGTGTCGGGCTGCTGCACGAGCAGGCCGCCGGACACCTGGCGCAGCTCCGAGCCCTCGCGGGCGTAGCCCTCGGGCAGGCGCAGGAGGCGCACGTTCTTCTTGCGCGAGAGCACCTCGAGGGCCTCGGGCTCGAAGTCGGGGGCGACCACGACCTCCGTGAAGATCGCCGCGACCGCCTCGGCCATCGCGAGCGTCACGGGGCGGTTGGCGGCGATGACGCCGCCGAACGCCGAGACGGGGTCGCACGCGTGCGCGCGCTCGTGCGCCGAGGCGATGGGGTCGACGGCCCTCGGCGCCGCGATCGCGATGCCGCAGGGGTTCGCGTGCTTCACGACCGCGACCGCGGGCTCGTGGAAGTCGTAGGCGGCGCGCAGCGCGGCATCCGCGTCAACGTAGTTGTTGAACGACATCGGCTTGCCGTGCAGGAGCTCGGCCTGCGTGATGCCGCGGCCGCCGGGCAGCGCGAAGAGGCCCGCCTGCTGGTGGCTGTTCTCGCCGTAGCGGAGGCCAGAGACGAGCGTCGCGGCGCCGACGGCGCGCACGAGGCCCGAGGCGCTCGAGGTGTCGGTGGCCTCGGCGCTCGGGTCCGGTGCCGCCGCGGGGGCGGGCGCCGCGGCCGGCTCGACGAGCGCGGGCGGTTCGGCGGCCGCGGGTGCCGTCTCGGCCTCGGCCGGAGCGGCCGGCGCCTCGACCGGCTCGCCCGCGAACCAGCGCGCGACCGCGCCGTCGTAGGCGGCCGTGTGGGCGAAGGCGTCGCGCGCGAGCGCGCGACGCTGCAGGAGCGTGAGGCCCGTGCCCGCGGCGCGCGCGATGAGCGGGTACACGCGCGGGTCGGTGACGATCGCGACGTTCGCGTGGTTCTTCGCCGAGGCGCGCACCATCGCGGGGCCGCCGATGTCGATCTGCTCGACGACCGCGTCGTCCTCGGCGCCCGAGCGCACCGTCTCGACGAACGGGTAGAGGTTGACGACGACGAGCTCGAAGGGTGCGATGCCGAGCTCGACGAGCTGGCGCTCGTGGTGCTCGAGCCGGAGGTCGGCGAGGAGGCCCGCGTGGATCGCCGGGTGGAGCGTCTTCACGCGGCCGTCGAGGGCCTCCGCGAAGCCCGTGACCTGCGCGACCTCGGTGACCGGCAGGCCCGCCTCGGCGAGGAGGCCCGCCGTGGAGCCGGTGGAGACGAGCTCGACGCCGGCCGCGGCGAGCGCCCGGCCCAGCTCGACGATCCCCGTCTTGACGCTCACCGAGAGCAGCGCGCGGCGGAACGGCACCTGGTCGCGGTCGCGGTAGAGGCTCGGGTCGTGCTGGGGTCCGCTCATGCGGTGGGCTCCTCGGGGTTCGGGGTGCGGGCGCCTGCCTCGTGGAGGTCGATCGCGCCCTCGGCGATGTCGGTGAGCACGCTCGCGAGCAGGTCGCGCTCGACGAGCTTGATGCGGTCGTGGAGGCTGGCCTCGTCGTCGTCCGCCTCGATCGCGATGCGCCGCTGCGCGAGGATCGGGCCGGTGTCGACGCCCGCGTCGACGACGATGACGGAGGCGCCCGTCTGCGCGACGCCCGCCGCGAGCGCGTCGCGGACGCCGTGGGCTCCCGGGAACTCCGGCAGGTGCGCGGGATGCGTGTTGAGCAGCGCGGGCGAGAAGCGCGCGACGGCCTCGGGTGAGAGCAGCCGCATGAAGCCGGAGAGCACGACGAGATCGCCGCCAGCAGCGGCGATGCGATCGGCGATGCGTGCCGACCACTCGGCGCGCGGGGCGGCGAAGGGCACGACGAAGGTCGGGATGCCTGCGGCGCGCGCGATGTCGAGGCCCGGGCACTCGCGGTCGGCGCCGACGGCGACGACCTCCGCGGGCACGCGGCCGTCGCGCGTGCGCTCGAGCAGGTCGGCGAAGTTGGTGCCGCTGCCGGAGACGAGGACGACGAGACGCAGCACGGGTTCGATCCTACCGAGCAGTGCGGTCGCCCTCGGGCTCGGGGCCGCGAGGGATCGCGGCGGTCTCCTGCTCGTCCGCCGGCGTGCGGCGGTCGGCCTGGGGGCCGTGCTCCCCGCCGCCCAGCGCTGCTCGAGCGGGGCGAGCGGCTCGGTCGGCTGCGCGTCGGCCGCGGCACCGTGGGGCTCGCGGGCGACGGACGCGGGCTCGGCGGCGGAGGCGGGCTCGTCGGGGCCGTGATCGCCGCGCGTCGGCGCGCCGACATCGGCCCGCTCGGCGCCGGTGGGGGTGGTGTCCGCCGCCTCGGTGCGCGGCGCTGCGGCGTCGACCCCGTCGGCCTCGTCGCCCTCGGCCGCCTCGGCGTCGGTCGCCGCCGCGTCGCGTCGGTCGCGCTCCCGCTCCTCGGGCTCGCGCGCATCGTCGTCGTCACCGGCTCCGGCCCGGCCGATGCCCAGGACGCCGCGGATCGAGGTCGCGCGCCCCTCCGCAGCGAGCGGCAGCGCCTCGCCGAGCGCGATCGCACCGCCGACGCGCGCGCCCGCCGCGAGTCCGAGCGCGAGGCCCACGCCCACCTCGAGCGCGCCCCACGCCGCGACGAGCACCGCATCCGGGCCCGTGTCCGCCAGCCGGCCCGGCCCGGCGGCCCCCGACGAGAGCGCGGCGAGCGCGCCGAGCAGCGCACCGGCCACGACCGCGCCGCCGAGCGCGGCGGCCGCGAGCCTCCCACCAGTGGGCGGGCCGCTCGGGCGTGCCGGCCAGCACCGTCTGCCGCGCGAGCACGCCCACGACCACGCCGACGACCACGGGCAGCGCGACGACCGCGAGCATCCACGGCTGCGCGGCGGGATCGATCGCGGCGAGCAGCGGCAGCGAGGGGACGGGCCC
This genomic interval carries:
- a CDS encoding adenylate kinase, whose amino-acid sequence is MSAGSIDDVRSARRILCFGATGSGKSTLATALGERLGLPVVLIDEIAWQPGWRQLDREELGEVVLPLLDGEGYVFDSVYGGQNADALARVDVVVALDYPRAVSLARLVRRTWRRIRTRELVCNGNVETLGRVLSADSIVAWHVRSWRSKRERMRRWHADPAAPPVLLLPRPADARALLDALPAGSR
- the purH gene encoding bifunctional phosphoribosylaminoimidazolecarboxamide formyltransferase/IMP cyclohydrolase is translated as MSGPQHDPSLYRDRDQVPFRRALLSVSVKTGIVELGRALAAAGVELVSTGSTAGLLAEAGLPVTEVAQVTGFAEALDGRVKTLHPAIHAGLLADLRLEHHERQLVELGIAPFELVVVNLYPFVETVRSGAEDDAVVEQIDIGGPAMVRASAKNHANVAIVTDPRVYPLIARAAGTGLTLLQRRALARDAFAHTAAYDGAVARWFAGEPVEAPAAPAEAETAPAAAEPPALVEPAAAPAPAAAPDPSAEATDTSSASGLVRAVGAATLVSGLRYGENSHQQAGLFALPGGRGITQAELLHGKPMSFNNYVDADAALRAAYDFHEPAVAVVKHANPCGIAIAAPRAVDPIASAHERAHACDPVSAFGGVIAANRPVTLAMAEAVAAIFTEVVVAPDFEPEALEVLSRKKNVRLLRLPEGYAREGSELRQVSGGLLVQQPDTFEGFSSHTWRRVSGSHVSDAVLTDLEFAWRACRSVKSNAILLASGGASVGVGMGQVNRLDSCRLAVARAGERAAGSVAASDAFFPFADGLQILLDAGIAAVVQPGGSVRDDEVIAAADAAGITMYLTGERHFAH
- the purN gene encoding phosphoribosylglycinamide formyltransferase gives rise to the protein MLRLVVLVSGSGTNFADLLERTRDGRVPAEVVAVGADRECPGLDIARAAGIPTFVVPFAAPRAEWSARIADRIAAAGGDLVVLSGFMRLLSPEAVARFSPALLNTHPAHLPEFPGAHGVRDALAAGVAQTGASVIVVDAGVDTGPILAQRRIAIEADDDEASLHDRIKLVERDLLASVLTDIAEGAIDLHEAGARTPNPEEPTA